In the genome of Suncus etruscus isolate mSunEtr1 chromosome 3, mSunEtr1.pri.cur, whole genome shotgun sequence, the window CCTTCTTGCCCCCAAAGAGCCAGTAGCCAGTACCTGCGCCTGCCACCACCGCCAGGCCCAGGTAGGCGTTGTAGGTCATGGCCGTGAGCATCAGCAGGTAGCTCAGGAGAACTTGGAGCACGTGCAGGGCCGTCTGCACCAGGAGGTCGCACCTCAGCAGTCGCTGGCAGGCACTCTGGGGCTTCTCTGGGGGGCAGGTTGCTGTTGATCCAGGGACAGGCGTGCACTGCTGGGTCTTGTGCAGAAGCTCCTCGCGGGCTCTCTTGAGGCCTTCGTAGCCCACCGCGAGCAGAAACACGGCCAGGAAAGCCCGGGCCATGGCTGCAGCTGAGTTGATCACCAGCCCAGCAAACAGCAGCTCCACGTTCTGGTAGCCGAAGTAGAAGGTCATGGGCATCGTCATGGACGTGTGTGTGCTGCCGTCGTGGAAATGGGGCCCTGAGGTGTGCGGGGGATGCTGATGAGGTGGCCGGGTGCTGCTGTGGTCCATGGTGCTCATCCCTGTATCCTGGTGCAAATGGGCCATTTCCTCTGGCAAAAAGATGGGTAGTAGAGGTTCTGGAAGGAAGCCGGAGTCCTGCACTGAATTCTCTTTTCAGTCTCCAGACACAACaggtataaattcttggactctttccTCTTATATACTGTGGAACGAGACCCTCCCAATACCATCGACCCTAAACTGAGCCCCTCCTTTGAGACCTACCCAGAGACCCACCCTGCTACATCATCTTTCAGAGATTAACATGGATTTTGTATGTGTCTAAGGGGACCGAAAGGGGGAGCACAACTGAggatactcagagtttactccagctctgaactcaggggtcactcctaacagattcagggaaccatatggggtactgtgaattgaacccaggtcaatcgtGTACAAGGCAACCACATGacttactatactatcactcagtcCCAGAttgaaaaacatatattttaaggtgttgggttgttttttggttaTACCTGACTTCTAGggtatactcctggttctgcactcatgaattactgaTGGCTGGATGAAAGACCAttttgggtgccagggatagaacccacattagcctcatgcatggcaaatcccctactttttttttcaggtatCTATACTTATATCTATtgatggttttatatatatatatattgatggaATATATATTCCAGGTCCAAGGCTCTGAATTTcttttgaaagttttattttgtttcatttaagtgccacaccatgtggtgctcaggagatcatataggacagtagaaattgaatcagggttggcctcgtataaggcaagtatcctacttgttgtactatatctccagccctagcCCCAAATGTCAAAACCTTAATGGATATGTGggatcagaatgatagtacagcagaaagggcacttgcctggcatggatgacccaggttcaatacccagcacacTCTAGGATCCCTAAAGTCCTGCCAGGGTTGGTTCCTGAGCTCTGTCTGGGACTATGCCTTGACATGCTGGATGTTGACCCTCTTAAAAAAGTATATGGATACTAATTGAGAAGAAGAAATTCAGTGCTCTTGTCAACTACACTGGTGTGCACTATCTGGAGACAAGCTCCTTGACCATACTGGGAGCAACAGTGCTAGTTTTCTCTGTGACAAGGCTCAAGGTCCATAAGTGGCCAGTGAGAATGTAGCCCTGGGGAAGGAAAATGAGAGGGAGGAGAGTTCCAGAAGGCATTCCCATCCCTCATTGCCAGGATTGTTTTTAGTGAACACATTAGTCCCGGAGAGGAAAATGCAACATTCAAGGTCTCATCTGAGTGCTCTGAGCATGTCCTGGGGGGCACTGAAATTTCTATGCAAGTACACAGACACACTTCACTAAGACATACTGATGACCCTGAGGAATGACATCACAGTGTGCAGACTGAGATATGTGATTAGCTCACCAGGGCAGAGACAAGAATTTGTCAATGTGAGAGGAACTCAAAAGATAGATACTCATCTTGACCACCTATTTCCCTTTGGGTTACCCATTTTGGGGGGGTCTCAACCAGCAGTGCTGAGtagcctggctctatgctcagatatcactcctggcagaccctagggactatgtgggatgccaggattagaaccaccgtccttctgcatgcaaggcaaatgccctacctccatgctatctcttcggccctcaaAGTGTTTTCTTGCATGTAAGAATCATCACTGGTTGCTGGTGTGATATTACAGttgttagggtatttgccttgcatacaaccaacccaatTTTGATCATGAGCATCTCACGTGGCCTCCTGCAAATTTCAGGAGCGATTCCTAAGCATACAGTCAgagaaatccctgaacattgctgggtgtagacCCGTAAATCCCCCAAAACATAAATCCCTACTTGTTTGCTTTATGCTTCCGGCAAGTTTTGGTGTGGAAGAGCACATCTGaatatgctcaggagttactcttggctttacactcagggattacttgtggtTTTGGTTAGAAGTGCGCATCAATGCCAGAAATCAGACcggggttgggcacatgcaaagcaaaaaccttaccttctatactattgctGTAGCCCATTTTacagtttttgatttttttttttttttgccacacctgggagtgctcagaggttactcctggctctgagctcagcaatcACTTTGAAAGGCTCTTAGACTAAATGGgaagctgagaatcaaacccaggtctgtcctatgttggccatgtgcaaggcaaatgccttaccacagtgctatctcttcagctccccactttatattttctttttttcctttggtttttgggccacacccgttgactctcagagattactgatggcttgtgctcagaaatcgctcctggtttgggggacaatataggacacTGGAtatgaaccctggtctgtcttgggtcagccgtgttcAAAGCAAGCACAAGTGTTATTGCCCTAGCTctcactttatattttcttgtaatgAATCTCCTGTCTTGAATTATTTCCTACAGAAAGACATATATAGAAGTGCAGTCAAGGGCTCTAGTGACAGGGCATTCTAGGCGACCATATGGGTTATTTGGAATACAACCTCAGTTTTTTCTGGGTCGGCCAAGTGGAAGGCACATGACCACTATGCTCTATCTCTgaccccaagcaggagcaatttctaagcacagtcccaggagtaacccctaaatatgcCATATatgtgtgggcccccccaaacgAGTTTAGCCAGACACCTGACCCTTTACCCAATACTccagaaacaaatataatatgaaaaacTCTTTGCAACTTTATGAAATGGGAAGAGAGAGAttgacagagagagactgagacagtGTAGTAAAATGTCCCAGAGGAAGATGAGGGAGAGATAGAGGGTAAGAGAGAAATTGAGGACATGGATGGTGgtaaatgtgtactggtgaaggagggtatatattcttttttgttttgttttgatttgttcttgagtcacacctggcagcactcaggggttactactggctctacactcagaaatcaatcctgacaggctcaggggactgtatggaatgccgggattcgaaccaccgtccttctgcatgcaatgcaaatgtcttacctccatgctatctctctggccccgatggtatatattctatgactgaaaataaATCACAAGAAATGTTTGTAACCTCGGTGCTTGAATAAAGTAATTATGATAAAAGAAAAGTCTCTCAGGATTGGAGTGATtggatcctgagcaccactaggaatactactatatgcagagccaggagtaatcccacaAATATGGCCAGGAATTGCCCTTCGAAATACACCttcacacagtggtagggcatttgcctttcatgctgctgatTGGGGTTCAGTCCCGGACATCACATaaggtccccgagtctgccaggggttacttctgagcacagagccaggagtaacccctgagcaccagcaggttaggcccccaaacaaaacaaaacaaaacaaacaaaacccaacgaAATAAAACTCCACCCAAATACACCTTCAAAATATGGTCCTTGAATTGAAGAATACAAAGGGTAGGACGTCATGTGTCTCCAGTTCCCAGCCCTGCTCCCTCCGGACCTGGTCGGCTTAGTGTGCCactggcctgggtttgaaccctcaGGTCAGCAGATGAGGTTGAGAGTTCTGGGATTCCTCTTCTGGTTTCCTCTGCATGGCATGGAAGTGCTTGtttccaaagaacaaaacaaaattgtaggAAGCCATT includes:
- the LOC126004260 gene encoding high affinity copper uptake protein 1-like; the encoded protein is MSTMDHSSTRPPHQHPPHTSGPHFHDGSTHTSMTMPMTFYFGYQNVELLFAGLVINSAAAMARAFLAVFLLAVGYEGLKRAREELLHKTQQCTPVPGSTATCPPEKPQSACQRLLRCDLLVQTALHVLQVLLSYLLMLTAMTYNAYLGLAVVAGAGTGYWLFGGKKAQGVYCPERDEVQLHEMGLGNCRLLDQHAPQCPQP